The Arachis ipaensis cultivar K30076 chromosome B03, Araip1.1, whole genome shotgun sequence region tcggatttgtatttttttgtatatgtacccgaaccaaaccaaaccgattaagaacggattggttcagTTCGGATAATTGGatacccgatgactttgaaattcataaaaaaaaaaacaaatttttatcttaaaaattcaataaGTACAATAAATATGtaacaatagaaataatccaaacatgttaaatatcaaatatattaaaaattaaactcattaaaatccaaacatattaatagtgaataatcattgtctaatgaaaaatcatatatattttttagttttttatttaattaatatatgatcggattCGCGGATTGATTCAGATTCTACATTTCCAGAACCGATATttgaaccaatcactaacaaagacTATCAATTTGATTCAGGTTGGACTCAATTACCCGTTGATTTCAGAATCAATTTAATTAATTCAGTTCAAATTCAGACGGATAATTAAATACCCACTATCCGTTCTCACCCCTACCTCTTTAAGAGAGTCGGAGAGGAAGAATGATTGGATTTGGTGAGTGGACATGTTTTGTTGGATATCAAAAATGAATCCAATGTGATAAAGTTGGACATGTTTTGTTTGAAAGTCAACCCATATGATATGAAGATTCCAACACTACTCACACACAATAATAGAAATGGCAGAGTCAAAGCAAGAACCATGTGCTTTCATTTGCTAAAGGGTTTCCTTCATGATGAGATTATTAATTGCTAATACATATATTGGTCCATTATTACTTTTTAATTACAATGAtgcataatcaaaataaaattaattatatttatgaaCAGTTCTGTAAATatatatttgataaattaaaaaaaatgtttttactTTGCATAATAGAATAATTTTGTTcatatacattttttttaaagtacATTTTTCTCTCAANNNNNNNNNNNNNNNNNNNNNNNNNNNNNNNNNNNNNNNNNNNNNNNNNNNNNNNNNNNNNNNNNNNNNNNNNNNNNNNNNNNNNNNNNNNNNNNNNNNNNNNNNNNNtaatttaaaaatataaaaaattaattataaatttaataaaattatagtaATCAATGTAATAATTAAACCCAAATTCTAGTAGGTCCAAATTTGTAAGACTTTCAACTAGTTTTTGTATGTAGTCTTAATTACTAGTATTGAAAACCATATTAACAGTTTAAAATAACTGCAATAAGAGAAAAGGAATAATTTTAAATAAGAAAGCAGGTCCCAACTCTATGACGATCAATGTATATTATATGTCTGAATTCCTATGTGGGTGTCAAAAAGGACTATATAGTATATATTGTATATTatggttaagtacgatttttgtctctaatgtagggattgaaaatttatttcgtttttaatttttttcgttaGAAAATGATTTCAAAGGTTTCAGTTTATTTAAAAATCGTCTTTCGAATGAAAATATTTTTCccccatctttttcaaaatgcaAAAACAGAAGCAGAATACAAAAGtagaaaacaaaaacaatgaaacaacaacaatgaaataaCAATAACTAGAAGAACaacaccaacaacaacaatggataatgaaatcaaagcaacaacaaaagcaaaaccaaaaacaaaaacaaaaacaaaaaattaaagaaaaaagagcTGCGGCAGTGGTGAAAGTAGAAGGGGCTACGACGATAAACTGCGAATCGCGAGAGGAGGAGAGATGTGGTGGTAGTGGCGGATCGCGTGGAAAAGACTGCGGCAGTGGTGGCGACGCTGCAAATTATGACGAAAACGGCGACAAAGCAGCAACGACGGCGGCGgcgctaaaaaaaaaaagataaaaaacaaaataaatttttgacaTTTACGTTAGGAACTAAAATCGTATTTAACCCTATATATTACTACACCTAAAATCTCAGATTTTACGCTTACCGTTTTAGTGTGTTCTAGTTACTTTCTTTACCTTCTAAAAAGATATTCATAATTTAATTCATAGAACAACAATAAAAGGACAAAATGTTTGGGTGCGTGTATATGTTACTATGTTCTCACTTGATTGAGATTATTAGCTTGATAAGAAATTTGCTTTTGGATAATCTCAACTCTATTCTTGTTGAATTTCATTTATAATTAACGTATTGATTTAAGTatctaaataataataatcaataataaaattGAAGTTTTACactgtagagagagagagagagagagagagagagatcacaGGACAGCATTCATGTTTGTGTTCCCAATTCAACAAAAACGCATAATAATGATGTTATTGTCATCTTGAAATACATAGGACCACGGAAACTAGtgccttttttatttaaattgtatTAATTTCTTTTTATGGTATAGGGGACCATAGTCCATAGGTAAAGTAAAAAACAAACACACGTTTATGTATGGATCAaatgcttcttctctttctcttctctctacaCACAACCCTATTCTGGTCATGATGATGTGATTAACATATAATTaatatggtttatcttatgttaTGTTATGTTCCACAATAGGATACACCCCTTATTACATACCCTTCTTACATATATAGCCTCATCATATGAAATGAaacactactactactactactactacttcaacatatatagtatatatattataatatatGCAAAGTAAGAAGGCAAGAGAATCAAGTGTGAGATGatgaagagagaagaaaaagaagaacaagaacaacaactagaagaagaagaagaagaagaagaatcatcAAGGTTCAAGAGGGTATGTGTGTTTTGTGGTAGTAGCCCTGGGAACAAGAGTAGCTATAAGGATGCTGCTATTGACCTTGGCAAAGAACtggtaattaattaaattaattaaataaattttattattattattattgtattatANTATACTTGAAATTCTTTCTAAAATATAATATACTCTTTTCTTTTGATGTCTTCTTTTCTTGGGAATTGAGTATTTACATGCAATATTTCAGAAGTGTCAAATTGAATTCccttttaattatgtttttatatattctttttatatttttttttgtattcttgGTTTGGTTCAACCTTTTCTTGGTGTCCGTTGATAAGTTTCTTCGTTCCTTCATCCATCATTTTTCATCCACATTTCATCTACATAATATTTCATGTTAATGTTATGAACCtatgtattttaaaaaattttaagttgataagaaaaagtatatattaaaatataattgtgtataatttttttttagtttattttacaTGAATATCGTATCACGAAACTACTCATTTTAATTAAaagtttaatttaataaaaataaaaaacatgtaaATAATTATATCACGAAACTACTCATCATGTGTTTCACACCTTCATAAAATTATAGTATAGTGTAGTTGGTGATAGAGGAGAATATATAAAGTGTGAAAGGCTATTATAATATAGTTAATATAttgttatatacatatataaatattaattattcacCAGCTTTCTGGGTTCTGTTTGGTTATCTTaaaaaaggtgtcaagaaataTTGATTTGGTTTATGGAGGAGGCAGCATTGGTTTGATGGGATTGATTTCTCAGGCTGTTTATGATGGAGGTCGCCATGTTATTGggtaagaattatttctttatttttttttttaatttattataaattttatctctgaaatttgataaaaattttaaaaatgcctctaagttttattttgtttcaattttgtcccaaaaattttcgatttgtatcaaatatattatcgacggctaaattttcaaaaaatttaaaaccaatataaacttttggaacaaaattaacacaaaataaaacttaaaaatattttttaaatttttgtcaaactttagaaacaaaaactcaagAAGTATAATTTACcttaaaaagaaaacaaacaaaccaaagagacagagagaactatctcacttatTTCACTTTTCCTTCCTCTACcacaatattaattttttattattattttcccaaCCATGCTGGTTCCTCTTTTCAATTCCAACCTCACTTTTGTTATCCCTGTTTGTCTATGGATTTTGCACTTTGTCCCTCTTATCTATGAGTTatgtattgtttatttttttaatttagtattaattgtattaattctaaaatagttattaaccaattttagtaatctatttttttcaataaatcagacatatatatTGAATATGaccataaataatttaataatacttAAATCTTATAGTATAATACATCGGACTGATCATAAACGAATTAAACCTAAATATTAAAACctacagaaaaaaataaataaattaacccGTATAATCTATAAATTTAGACAAATCAGACTAGCTTATTTGATAATCCTAGATTAGTATTTAATTTATAGCATTTTATTTCACATTTTAAAGGACCTCTTTATGCTTTATAGACTTAACAATCAATACACCTGGCAATCTGGGGTCATTTcccttctgaacaattttggcccTTCTTCCCATCTTCCATATACCCTTCTTTAGATTCTCTTTTATGCCTATGCCTTGTTTTATTTGATCCACCATATCCTTATCATCATCCATATAATATTCATCGATAAATGTTTTTTTTAATGTGAAAATATTAatatagataaaataaaaatgttatatatTTCAATTATAATTTAGTGTTTATGTACCTCTATAGTTGCCGTGTCTGCGTGTTGGACACATTTCGAACACggcactcaccgacactcgtccgacacgtgTGTCTGCTGTGTTCAAACCgtgtctcaataaaaaataaaaattcttctCTGAACAcatttggacacacctaaataccattacgtgtcagcgtgtccagtcttattcttaatatatattcttaaaataaagttacatataatatatattattatttattaaaataaaaaatattttaaatacttgatataattaaaataagatattaaaaataatttaaaaaattaatttatattttaatatcaataaaatattaaaatatcattacggtttatctaaaaaatactttatatttaatATGTATATGTGTGTCCCCATgtcatgtaaaattttaaaatttgcatGTCGGCGTGTCCCATGTCGTGTCGTGTCCCATGTCCGTGTCAGTGTTCATGCATCATAGcaaaatattattatatgataaattaatcttttttaaaatgaCAAAATTAAAGGatcaatttattcaaaaaaaCTCTCATAGACTTAtaaataacaaatttttattatagaCCAAAATGTTAGATTTAACATTTTTTAAGATCAATTTGGGATTAAATTCTCAAAGTAATTTCTATTACGTCTTGTGTTGATTTAGTTTATGAGATTTTAATTgcacttttattatttttaagattgatttttGGACATCATAGTGGTCTCTTGATCCATTTTCAACAATAACTTAACAAATGGAGTGATGAGCTGGCACTCCAATACCACACTGGACATAATGAAATGGCATCGTTTGCTTTTGGTAcccctaataaaaacaaaaaagacTTCGTTTTGATATTTGCTATCATCTAAAATGGTTTGCACAAAGCTTTGAACATACAAACACTTCATTCTTTGTTTTTTTGTTAATTGGGTGTCAACAAAAATAAATAGTGTCGTTTCTTCCGTATCCGGCATGGCATTGGAGTGCCATCTTATCATTTTATTTGCTGAGTCATTATCAGAAAGGGGTCGATATGATACTTGGAGATCAATTTCGAGAATTGATAATAGTGTAATTGAAACTCTAAAAACTAAATCGGTATAAAGTGTGAATTTCAAGAACTATTATGAAACATAGGATGGTGTAATGAATTACTaatgtatctttttatttttattattgactATTATTAACTTCACGTCTTCAACAAATTAATTCTTAtactttttttatctttttggaggaataaaataaataattaatagcaTTTGGTTGCTTATGAAAGTATATCTTTAACATTCTAGTTTATAGACTATATGATACGATTAATTGCCTATCTTATAGAGGCGCAAACTAAGAACTTGAGATTAAGAAAGGTATTGAGCCAAGCAATCGAAATGAGATCCAAAACAAAAGAGTGAGAAGACCTCCAACATGGATAATGGACTACCATGCATGAGAAGAGTGTGCAACAAAGGAATAATTATCATAGTTAGTTACGTAGCAGAATGAGGGGTATGAATAGAGAGGAGCAGAGTGAGTGAGAAGTAATGATTGATTTGATAATTGAGTGGAGTTTCTTCCCTGATTCGAATAAGGAGAATTTGTGTTGCTTATTTCCTTTTTCTGTTATATACATTCTCTTACTTTCAACTCTTTTATTGATTCTTCATATACTATGATGGTCGTAATTGTAGGAATATTCCCCACAACATGAAAGAGTTGCATCTAAGTTAAGCTGGGAAGCTGAGCAAGTAGGATCATACACCTCAAATTGTGACATCTCAAGGTGATTaattagatgatgatgatgatgatgcaagAAGTGGTAGACAGTGTTGTTACTGTAATTAATTAATGGCTTAAAGCTAAGTGAAACtattaattattgttgatttgttgttgttgttatgacTAATTTTCCCTCAAGCCTGGATTCTATCCTTtaatttgcattttttttcttggttATTAGTGTAAGTGTTACAAAACTGACTGTAATTTTAATCAGTTGTCAACTCACAACTCTTAATACtctgttcaatttgaattctgtttttttttttttttcagttgctATTTTGGACCCCTCAATTTTAGTTTGCAATCCATTATCATTATTGCTATCTATCTAATTTAAAACTCAACCTAAATTATAAATACAAATGTATATGTACTACCTATTGATTTCAAGATATGGTggtaaacaatatatatatatatattgcgaGTATATTAACCCTGTTTTTGGCCGAAATTAAATATATGTACTACCTATtgatttcaatatatatatatataggtgaatTCTATAATGTAGAAGTGATTGTCTTTCTACATGTATAGAAATGAGTGTCCATTTTCTTATTATGCCAAGTGTATATGAGAGAGAATTAGAAGTGACACTTGATAGTAAATGTTCAGATACAACAGTAGAATTTACTGTTCTCATCACTTGAAGAATTAGTAacattattaaatttaattaaatttaagtgGATTAATTAAAGTGAGAGAATCAGAGGACAATAAACTTAGGTGAGTTGGGCTTTTTTTAGATTGATTATTGACATACATAAAAGTAAACAAAAATATTCCTGTTCTTATTTAATTTCATGGTTCTCTTATTTTGATCTTTAATCATTATATTATTGTGTGAATAATTAATGagtccaaataaatttttttttgatttttttcgtAATAAtaattctttaaattttaaactcaTAATTCAACTGATTTATGGTATTATATTGTTTTATAGCACTAACAATTATGAAAAAAGAATGGATAGCAAATGAAGTCATGAAAAATAGCATCTTCCCTGCATTCACTTTATAAAGCTTCAAATATGGATAGGAAATCATATACTCTATTGCACGTAGACTAAGGTCTACAATACATGTCACACGGTATAATAAAAAGCATTCACATGCATGTACTATGGTatttgtgtttttttatttttaattattgattttaattaaaaatatattataattaaaattaacaattattaaaattaattttatgattaaaATTAATGATTAAAAATACTGAACACGTATAAGAGAGAAAAATACATGttgaaacaaataaaaataatatttaattcatACACAAAAATTGCACTTTCCAACAGAACACAAATGCTTACTTCTTAGTTACTTTTCCATCACTCTTATCACGAGATGTGCTGTGCTTCATTCCATTGTTTATTGACTTTGAACCACAATGGGTTCCTGGGATCTGCAATGGTAAAAAAGTTCATGTTATATAATCATATGACTACATTGAGGCAAAGAAATTCCAATCAGTTTTGTAATACGTCTGTAGGAGTGACATGCAAATACATTTATACAAATGATACTCAAATAAATCACCAATGTATGAATGCCTGAAACCAAACTTGTCATCCGGCTAGTATACAGAAAAGAAATGCTCGGTAAATTCTGACGATGGCCTTACCTATATTACATATAACAATGACTTAAAAAAAATGCCTTGCTATCCAACAAATGTCATGCTTTTCTTTCTTGAATTGTTATAGTATTCCATGATATACTAATTATGATCATCAAGCAAACAACTAGTACCTGGATTGAACTGCAAGTGAAACATTGCAATTGCTGGTGTCGGTTGTTTGAGTGGGGAGGTTAGGAGGGCATTCCTTCGACTCCATGCATGAATTGCAGAATAGTCTCGACACAACATTGGCATCTTCAAATGTACAATGATAAAATAGTGTTACTTGTTAGCCTGACTGGAATAAGCTTGCAAGCACGTCAACAAAGTACAGGAAATCAAACAAGTGAATCTCAAACCTCTGCAGTTAAAACAAAAGGTAGATTTCTTTATGGTGAAGCCTCCTCCAATGACTTTTTGGACAACTTCTTCCAAGGTTTCTAATGGTACATCCAAACATGCATTCATGACATCACGAAGAGTACTCCCATTCTCAAGGTATATATACTCGGGGGGCACTTGTTTAAACGACTAGCATGAAGCTTAAACAAGGTGGGAGTCACAACCTAGTTCCACAAAAAACAAAGGAACTGACACACAATATTTTAGACTATACAGTAACATAAAGTGTATCTTCATTTTTACTTACCTCAACACCATGGCAATCTTCACAATTGCACACAATCCCATCACCATTAATCACTCCCCGAAGCCCTGCTTATCCAGCCTTGCTTGCCTGCAAATTTCTCAAATTCAGACACTCGCATTTTCAACAGCAATACTCATATCTCAAAAGAGAGCCTATGCGATAAGAAGGAAAATCAGCCAACGCCTTCACACTGTGAGCATAATTCACTGCCACACCCTCAAGAATCCCTGTGGCTAGAAGCTCCTTCAGACTTGTTGGGCACCTCTTAGTACTAGCCTTGGACACAGCAACCAATGCACCATCTTCAATTTCCTGCTTGACATCATCACCAACTTCAACAGCTTCGGCATTGTTATTTACCTTATCATTCCCAACCTTTGCGCCACTAACATCATCTTCCAACTTTCTCTTTAGTAGAGACCTAGTAAACCTCCAAAATGGCTTCTCCATAGAAACAACAGAACACTTCAAACTACCACCATCACCTGTAATTGAAACCGGTGTTGCCCCACCAACACCATCTTCCTTAGAACAACATACCTCACCACCCTCCTTCACCTCGCCTTCACAACCAACCTTCTCCGTTTCAGAATAGAACATTGTTTCTAACTTCTAAGCTTTTGTAACTTTCTCATCATACAACATCCAAATCTATAAATATTTTGTTGGTATTAACATCcaaatttgtatatttttttttttggtactaATACGGGGCTTCAAGCCCGGAGAAGAAAAACTTAGATATAAACTATATAGGATAAGGTAGTCCATTTTTCATCATCATTCAAAATGCTATAATTCCGGGCGGGAAGGTAAGTCCCAAAACACAAAATCATTCTCTAACAGCAAGCTCTTTTTGGCCGAAAATCAAATTAAGCCTGTTCTTTTGAGAGGTGAACAATCCTGTTTTTCGTTTTTCGTTTTGATATAGTTATCTTACGGAAATAATGCACTTTATTATATAGTATATAATATTGTGAGTAAATTTGAATCCAGAGAGCAGCAATATAATAAGCATGTATTGTTATATGATGATAAtccataactaaaaataataaactaGCTAGAGAAAATAGTTTGAATGTAATTGATCTAGGACTCTATGGTATGAAACAAATGGAAAGCTATTTCAGGAATGAATTCACACTATTGCTGTTGGTCCTTATGTAGGAGGCTTCTCCTTTGGAATGTTCTTCTTGGGGCTTCCTCATCAAATAGGCCGAGGTGAATCAGTTCTGATCGTAGTTTCTGCACATTTAATGCAAGGTCTGCTTCTCGACCAGGAGACTCCACCGATGCCATCAAGATTAGGTTACATGTTAGGGCTAATCAATTAACACCACCGTAATCAAATTGAAAGTATAAGCTTACCTTATTTGGAGGGTTGTTGGAACGACGGGGAAAGTAGCTGATGGCGGGCCCCCTTCTTCTTTCTGCTCTCTCATAAAGTAGGCGTAtctcctctttctctttctcagaAATCTCAGACTCCACCGTTGCCATCTTCAATTCACACAGCACCATaatcaaattcaaacaaaaaaaaattattcatcaTTTCATCGTAGAAGCTTACCTTATTAATCATGTGGGAGTCCGGCTCGTCATCAGTATTCACGAGAGGCAGCGCCTTGTCTTCCTCCgatgccattttgatgagagtaAAGCtaggtttcttttttttttttttaattatagtaGAGCTAGGTTAACAAATGGATTTTTGGGCTCGTATCCTATAAACGTCTTTCTACTAGCGTTGGACAGAGTAGTAGTGACGATGATGAAGACCCAATAGTAGTGACGATGTTGAAGACCCAAGTGAAAGCTCCGGCGAGTAGATACAGGGAACGAACGGCGTGAAGATAGGAGCAGCAGCTGCAGTTTGGGGAAGGAGGATGCATCCAGCGCCGGGTCCAAAACCGGGTCGTGCATAGGGTTGGGGTTTCCGGTTTTCTATGGTCTGGGCTTTCTGTTAGCCTGGAacctgaccaaaaaaaaaaatagttataaattttttaagaagatgtaatttttatctttaaaaagatattttctataatataaaaaatatttcaaatcaaATAAGATTATTTAAAATTGCTCAACCAGCCTAAAACATG contains the following coding sequences:
- the LOC110262348 gene encoding uncharacterized protein LOC110262348 isoform X2, which gives rise to MEGIFCVAMDAQEHFTLMATVESEISEKEKEEIRLLYERAERRRGPAISYFPRRSNNPPNKSPGREADLALNVQKLRSELIHLGLFDEEAPRRTFQRRSLLHKDQQQ
- the LOC110262348 gene encoding uncharacterized protein LOC110262348 isoform X1 is translated as MASEEDKALPLVNTDDEPDSHMINKMATVESEISEKEKEEIRLLYERAERRRGPAISYFPRRSNNPPNKSPGREADLALNVQKLRSELIHLGLFDEEAPRRTFQRRSLLHKDQQQ